The genomic stretch tgagtaaagtatcgtttttgtccctaacATTTGGAGTAAAtcctatttgtgtccctaacgtttaaatcgtcttatttgtatccctaacgtttgtaaaagtgattcaatgttatcctaccgtcaattacacatcatggacgctttagtttgaattttaaaaatctcttcttgaagttagaatacaaatatCTGGGATAGAATCGATGATCCACTTCGAAAAATAGCTCATTGAAAGTTGAAATTAATTTCTATAACATTTACATAATTAACTTTTTTAGGGAAataattgaatctaaacacaaatagtgggtataatattaaaatcgaacatATCTAAGTGAgacctaattgagaatgaacacatccaagtgagaataattgaaaaatataatctgatttgttagtataattgatagtaggataacattgaattacttttacaaacgttagggatacaaataggacgatttaaacgttagggacacaaataggacttaccccaaacgttaaggacaaaaacgatactttactattttaaattcgtctctgaaaatttttttcaatcaaattgaTCCTTTAAATATTATGAATTAATCATATTTGTCTTTCttcattaataatttttgtcAACGATGGATGACGTAGAATATTTACTAATAGCATACATGATACAAAACATCCAATTAGACAttgacaaaatatatttataaaaatctaTCAATTTAGGTCATATTGAAAATATAGTTATGTAATTGAGAAAAATGGactaaattaataaatgttCATAAATATATCTAGTTAACGTTCAATTAGACATGTTAAATATGatgaataatattaattaacatCTCGTATAATCAATTGTTGACGAAATTTGTTAATAGAGTCACAAAAGAACAAATATAGTTAATTCgtaattttttaaagattaatttgattaaaaaatattttagaaacaaatttaaaaaatattttatatttcaaaatcaatttaactattaactcataaattcaatatcaaaaatgcTAAAGTAGATCAAAAGAATAAGGCAGCATTTGCATTGGCACCTCTTAACAAAAAGAGATAGTTTAAAACGTGGTTATTTTATAGTATAAGAACAAATTAGAAGGAAGTTAAGTGTATAAAAGTGATGATATTGTGATGGATGGTGAAGCAAACACGGCATTCTATGAAGAAGTAGTGCTCCAAAATCCAGAGAGAACGATGGAAATGGCATGCCCCCCACAGCCCCATAAGTccataagcataaaaaaaaatagtaggGTGTGTGATAGGATCATGCGCAAGAGAAGCCGCACGCGCACTCTCTCCCTTCTCTCCCTGACACAATTGCCCATCATGTGTTGCTTCTTCTGAGtccaaatatatataaaataatattccTGTTTGGTGCACTTGGCCCATTAAGCTCAACACAGAAACAGAATACACAGGGGCCAGGCCAGGGGGCAGGGCCACTCTCTCTTTTCGAAGCATTTCTTTTTTGTCCTTTTATTCCTTGGATCTCCCATTCCCACTCTTTTTGCCATTGATTTATTGTTTGCTTTATCAATACTTAATTCTTCACGGTAACATTCTTAGAAGGACAGCCTCATTAAAACCAGCATGTTCACTTCCAACCAGGACTGACACGGACATTATATCACATACTACATACTTCCACTCCACATCATATCATaatattctatttaatttcCTCCTTTTTCTCACATATATTAAGTTGCCAATTTACtacttctttgaatctcatctCAATTGATTCTGCCAATTAACAAATGGGTGTGTCATCATTAATTAAGGATTAATAAGTAATAATTAAGTCCTTTTGTGAGTGTGTTTCACTATAATTAAAATGAGTGAATATAGAGAACCAGCTAGGAAGAAGCTCATGCCAATATGTCGCCAGCCATTCAGATGCTGCAAATTGCAATATTGCCACTACATGCTTTGGTTTCATGTCTCGTTACTTTGACTaatatcatataaaattctttgGATTGTGCTACATTTCTTGTAATCTTTCGCCAAATTACAACTATAACTTTGTTTTATAAGTTGCATAATAATttaagtaaaaatattattcgtACATGAAGAGAAACTACTAAAATCAGTCacaatatatttatgtattttatatatatgttatttaacttattttaatatatattttatattttaatataattataattttggtGACTAATTTTAGCATATATTTAATATGGTTGTAATTTAAGATATATAAATTTGTTTAggtaaatttttataaaaaaaatatttttttaagtgattttattaattttttttaaaagaataaaaataattttatgtttaaatattttatataaaaatatttttttatttgacaatTATGTTTGAGTAtgacaatataaaaatatttttatttaattattaagttaaaattatttttgtaagtaaaatttaaaaaaaatattaattataattttttaatatatatttttattttttaatatttttacttgtacaactaaaattttatcaaacattaAAGAATATGttctttaataatttaatagCACTTAAATAAGTTCGTAATctaaaaataaatgaaagtaATCTTTTAGGTTAAAATATTCAACTGAACAAAGTAATCTCACCGGTAACTAACTAATTTCCTAATTATAAAGAGATTCCCacatgaaaaattttttaatatgagTTTTGCTAGGTAAACAATAGATACGAATAACGTGAATAATGGATTACATTCTAAACtcattaaaacaaaaaatatttcacCATATTTATCCACCACAATTCTAATATTTGACCTTCCACCTTTCTCTCTTTTTACCCAGCCGCTTCACTTTCCATCCATGTCGCACCGTTATCAATACACCTCACCACCACTATCATTGTCTGAAGAAGCAAGGCGCCACACCGTCACTACACCTTCTTCCCAGCATTGTGTCCCCCGAGCTCCCTGCAACCGACACTGTTACTGCACCTTCTTCTTCCATGCGTTGCGCCTCTACTCCTCTCCCATGCATTGCACTGCGTTGTTCTCTCTGCAAGCGACGCTACCGCTACGCGTCTTCTTCTCCCCTATGATGTTGCACTATTGCTGAGCCAGAGGCCTTGTTTCGCCGCTACTCCAACGCTGCATCTCCTTGCTTCCACGTCATTGTATCGTGTCTTCACCACTTTCATTACATGCCGCTTtgctttattcatcaaaatGGTATAACGTAAATAAATATCCCTAATGAATATCCTGCAAAACATGTGCATGTAGGATCAAGCAAATTAAGTAAAATATCAATAGTATATCCAAATAAATATTCACTTTAGAATGAAAAGAACCATCCGCATACATAATAAAATGAATATCcaatttaattaacaaaaaaatgtaataaaatagCAACTGCAGAAATTACCGGGATTGTGATACAGCAGCGACAGTAGTCTAGGATTGTGAAAAAGCAGTAAtgattcaaaaataaaaaaaaatttaaaattataattaaacacaattaattaaaaatttaatttttaaaattaaaattaacttttattttttaacttattGTATACATTATTTAAAAGAAGTGTTATTTTTCTGTACTTTCTCTTTTAAGAGTTTCACATCCTCTCCTAAGATGTATATGTGTACataaaagttattattattgGTCCGAATATAGAATAGTTAAGTTGCGCTAGATTGCTTGTAATCTTCCACCAAATTGCAACAATATAATACAATTTTTGTAAGatgcatgataaattgataatgATTAATGACGACAATTCtcatattattttgttttgtttatctTCTTTGGCACATGATAGTATTTCTTTTTGGTTTTTGGGTGCATAGGAGACCTTATTCTAATTAGTGCCAATAATAACCTGAAGCAAGGTTACTTCAAGAAAAAGGAAATTGGGGGAGAAACATCATCAAGATTTTGGTTAAAAACATTCAACTATAGTGACCATCCAGTAGCAGTCACTATAATCATTGTACTACAAGACATTCTCTCATTAAAAATGTTGTGTTAATAATTTCATACTAGTCGGAACACACATTTTTTTAAGTTATCGATCCATAACTAGGGAGTATACAATTTATCCTTAGCGTGCGGAATGTGATAATGGCATATTCTTTAATTCCCCTGTGCCATTCAATGCCATTAACTAATTAAGATCATGTTTGACTCCAAATGTGATGATGTATTTGATGTCAAGGTAcatatttctttaattttattattgaagCCTATAATTGATTCTAAATATTTCATAAActataaggaaaaaaaaaaagatttatttaTTACACTTCCAATTGATAGAAAAAAATTGTAACTTGTAACaatttatgattaattaatcaAAGAATCTAGTACATGTTATGATTAACCTTAATCTTGGACTTTTGATAATCTGAGGAATGCAGTAGTGTCCTGAATGGAAAAGCAGTACTAATCTAGAATTTCCTGGCTTGTCTACATAGCACATGCCACAATTAATTTTGAACGTTTCCATTATTATGTTCCATTTGAGACCACAAGCTGTAAATTAAAATGATCCATTTGCTTAAAATTAATGGCATGACATACATAAACCCCTTGCTTTGTCATCATCCCACTTATGTTTAAGTGTAAGTGTAACATTAAATAATGGCTTGACAAATTGCCTCCTCATACAGCTAACTAAACTACTTTATGTATGTGCTTCCACCTATGATCCATGTCAAAAAAATTTGGGTTCTTCTAGGACGCGTTTGAATAATAATTACGATGATGCTGATGCAGCCTACTAGGAGAGCTATTCTTAAAAACTGATGCAGAACGTGTAATCATGAAAATACAACCACACTGTTCTACTTAGTTGGACCAAAGAACAAGGGAAACATGCATGCTCTAGGCAACTTTGTGTTTAGTAATAGCAACTAGCACCTAACAAGCTAATTAAGGAGTACTCTTCACTTAAATATGAAATATCAATTTGCTTATATTATTGCCACTTAAAACTTCATGCTAGCTTAAATCTTTATATATTTCTTTAAATGCATGTTGTGTTTTCGAATCATTATTAGAATACTATTAAAGTATTAATTCATTATATTTCTTAtgaaataaatagaaaaataaataataaatgaaGGTTATACTTATATGTGATATTCTTTTGTTATGTTGAGTATAATGCATCTTGAATGTGTAGTTTGGTGAGGAAAATTTATTATGATGGAAAGAGATGCTTGAACAAAAGTAGAGGAGGGGTCCATCCTGAGTGTGTCATTTCTTGCCACCCTTCCTTTCCGAGAAGAATTGACCACTATTTTCATGgaaaaaaatcatattattttcatatatttttatttgaaaattattaaaagattaataatttttatcgatattaattaatattttgaactaatattttatttttatactattagaatttaaaatttagtttttagtatttaaaattagtaaaatattaacaaaaacgataaattttattagtcaTGTAATATtaatctatttattttatatttttttatagtataaaagataattttttgtttttttattaattatttttaatattaaaacaaaatatatattaaaaaacaatacatataatattttcCAATATCaaaagaatttaatttagatatacTTTAATGTACGTAGGGCAAAACCTCTCGCAAAAACAAGGAGCAATGGCCCTcccaaattttaaatttttttttataaattatatataaattttaatttagtctcttttaaaatatttattttatttttatttatattatgaaattaaattttggtCTCTCCCTAAAATTGAGTTTAGTTCGGTCTTTGTTTTAATATACGTATATTTAATTACGAAatattgtaataataataataataataataataatttgtagtttttaattttttttatgttgattgtgtgaatatatattaataaacaCAATGAATTGTGGtacagtgcatcaaaattaaattttaataaaaaaaattaggaagTGATGCGAAAACTGAAGGGGGAAAAAGAACATGCTCCCTTGAAAATGCAGGGGACCCCTTTTCCCCTAAGATAATGAGAGCAAAGAGCATGTATGGGAGTCGGCCCCCACAGGCCCCAACAGGTACATGGAGAGCTTCGAAAATCTTGCGGGGTGGGGTGGGGGATGAAGATGGATATATATAACACAAAATTAAATTGTGGCATTCATGGGACTTGTGCATTGTTGCTTGCAGCAACTACATGACAACTGCATTGCACTCATAACACTATATACCTATGCCTTCCTAGTAGCCTTTAATTCTATGAAAACGAAATGCTACTCTCCTCCCCCTGTGCTTCCAACAAACTCAACCACATCAACATCATCTAAAAGGACACCCTGAAAGAGAACCAAGCTCACCACATCACCACTACTCCAACAGTTAACTACtagttttctttcttctttccgTTTTTCCcttattttttcataatacCTTTTTAGACACAGCTTCCTTTCAATACGGGGATCGTTAAGTTGTTAAGACAAATAAAACAGAGTTACAATAACGATATAAATCATAAATCTCTGATACTATGGTATATTCAACTTGTTATGCAGACCCTAAAACCCTAGCAGCATTGCCAACTTTTTGGTTGTCAAGTGACCTATTCACATCTCGATGCCATGAATTGTGAGAATTGATATAAAAaggttgttattattattattattattattattttcttctttaatttatgGTTGATGTAACAGCATTTTGCTCCGACCCTATGGGAGATAGTTGAGGACTTTCCTCCTTAGCTACGATTGGCGCACTTGTTGGATAGTTGTTGTGTAACAAGTCAAGCTAAGGTGATAATACTACAAGAGATGCTGATTCAGATTGATAATTCATGATATACAAGgaattatattatattacaCAATATATTATTTCAGGTGGCTTCACGATTTTCATTCTGTAAACCCGATTCCTGCAGCCTtggaaaatattattttagattaGATATACTATATGTGAACTTCTTCTATGATAAGATATATATTATCATATGATATTTTATAGCAGTATTATATATCTGTGCTGTTACTCTGCTGATGGAGGATTgactaaataaaaatgtcatTGGCCTTCTTCATAATTGCACAAAACGAAAGCGGAATAATTTTGTCAAACAATAATAGAAGGATAATTAATAAAAGAGTTGCATTATGTGTATACTTAGTTGTAGACCCAATTTATGAGACATTAGTGCAACTAGATATTCTTTAAATATTGTCTTTTATtcaattattcaatttttaaaaaaaaaaaaaaaaaaaaaaacaaataacttttttattttttgaacaaTTAATACGTAAAAGtagatatttaaattaattaaataataataaattcttaaatagATTGATcaaaaactaaatttaaaagGACAAGTAGCATTTATGTTTATATAAGATGAATAGAAGGCAATAGTATCCACAATTTATACCTGCCATCTATCTATAGACAACTATTTTTTCTAATTCCAATCATTCTTTCACGGACAAGACAAATATATAGTTAGGAACCTTAGTAGGTTTATTAACAGGGTCCATTTATTAAGATTCTCAATGGCCACGGTAGGATACATAAAGCTAAATAAGTCATAAACAAACTTTCAAAAGCTCATAAAATAAGGAAACAAATCGTTCCACTGTTGAGATTTACGTGGTTTAACACTCTCTCAACCAAGTATTCCTTTCATCTAATTAATAGCGGTTTCTGATATTTATGTTGTCACTGTTGCTGAAGGAAACAACAAACAATTAGTTGAGAAATTTTGAGAGAGCGTAAATGCGAAATGATTACACATAAAGAATAAAACTAAACGAAGCAGGATTTGTTTCATAGCCAAGACAAATTCATCAGAGTCATTCGCCTGCTGATAAATGATAATGTAGTACATACTCCGTCCTAAACAAAAGAATTAAatatgagaagaaaaaaaaaggtgaaAAGGAAAAAAGGAGAAAAGCGCATGGTTGTCCTTTAGTTAATTGGAGGGGAGGAATGAAAAGTGGGGTTGGAAAGAATTTGGGTGTTTGTTGCCTGCCATCCCCAACTCCTAAAACCTTAATCCAGATTCCACAATAAGATTCTCCTCTCATCTTTTGTAcccatttatttattattggttataagtTATATGTTGTAATGTTATTACTAGTATATACCAAACACAAATAAATATGTGCCTTACTTGCTGTTAGAAAGTTCCCTATGTTATGTGATTTGCTCATCATTTCAACGTCCACGCCCAATATATGAGTGAgagaaaacaaacaaacaagaGTGGGAAACACATGAATAACTTCGACAGCAACAAACATTCGTTCACAGTTTCAGGTTGCaatattttccttttaataATTAACAACAACGCCAGCCAAAGCTCCaggagaaaagggtgaaaataaaaaataaaaaataaaaaatctaacgCTAACAAAAATTCTCATCATTTTTCTGTAGTACTATTCTcgatatattttttcttttttcttttctttcttacaTTGTTGCCACGAAAATCAGCCTTGAGTAAAACTGTAGAACCTCACATGAACAGAAACCAAAATTTGGTAGCCAATGGTCACGACCATGGCCATTTCCCATTCCTCCAATCTCCCGAGAGCACAACCTAATTTATCCAAACTCGCATTTACCCATTTCCATTTTTTTGTACAATCCCTCCTCCCCCAAACAATTTTGTCAGCTTGTTTTTTCCCCTCTCTTTTTTGGTGGTAAAATAAACacaatgaaattaaattaaaaaaaaaaagaaagagagttAGAGTAGTAGCTGGATTTAGCTGGAAGACCTACTCCATCAAGAAGCGCCTCACAATCTTCACGCTTGGTTCCAACACATCCCTCCCCCACACATCGGACCACCTATCTCCGCCGTTGGCGCCGCCGTCACGCCCTGACGTCATGAGCACCCGAAACGCCTCCGTGGCATCTAGCCTCCGTAGGTCCCACCCGGCAGCTTTTAACCGGTGGATCTTTTGTATCTGCCTCTTGGCCAGCTGACACGTGTTATCCTTTATGGCCCTCACAGCTTTCTCGTATGCACCCGCCCGCAGTGAATCGTGGCAACCAGGAGGGTACAATTTAAAAAAGTGGTCGAACTCAGGCACCCCAATGGCTTTTCTCAAACCGGTTCGGCTGGCCGATTCGAGTTCTAAATCGGGCGAGTCGCGGTCGAAGAACTCAGCTAACTCTTCCACCATTCCTGAGTCAAGCATGTCGTCCACTCGCTTCAACAAGTAATCCCTCAACACATTGAACGATATATCCACCCAGAGGAAGCAGCACTCGTACCTCAACTCCGGCGATATCTCAGCGTCCCCATCAAACACGTTCAACCCCGGGTCGAATCGTTCCACCAGAAGTGCGTGGACGAAGGAGTTGGAGCCGCCAACGACTATGGGGAGCTTATTTCGGGAGGTGATATCGGAGATGATTTCTCCGGCGCGTCGGCGGAAGTCGGAGGGGGAGAAGTCGCCGTGTGCAGGGGATACGTCGCCGAGGAGGTGGTGAGGGACGCCTTTGCGCTCGTGAATGGGGATCTTGTTGGTTGTGATTTCGAGGCCGTTGTAGACTTGCATTTTGTCAGAGTTGATGAGTTCGGAGAAGGGGAAGGAGAGGGAGGCGAGGTCGAGAGAGAGACGGGATTTGCCTGAGCCGGTGGCACCGACGATGACGACGACCTTGTCCTTGCGGCGGTGGAAGGATGCGTCCATGCGGGAGGAGCGGGGCGTGGTTGTGATGATATTGGGATGGCGGTGGGGTAAGAGTGAGAAGAGGGAGAGTCTCAtaggaaaaggagaaagagaaaaagaaaatgaatggGGTGATGTGTGTGCGGTTTGAAGAGAGAAAAATGCAGAAAGTGCGTGTGTTTGCGTAGACGGTTAGACAGCAGTGAGTAGTGAGTAGTGAGTGAGTGGGTGTTGTGGAATGAATATTTGGAAGTGGAGGGAGGGGATGGAGCGGGGCGAAAAACACACACTACTACTTACTTACTACACACACTGCATTTGCTTTGTCATTTGACAGATAATAAACATGTACCACCAAATCCAATCATATGATGCCTCTTATTCGCTGCTACAATTTGTTTTTGCACTTTCCAGCTTTTCAATTGCTTCactcgtcctctcagattgctCAGGACTACCAATCACGCCCTATTTAAACACCCGCACTACTACTGCATGATCAATGTAATGAGTCAAAAATAATACCCTTCAATTACTCTATTTAATTAGTTTACActattaatttctttttatttaattacactacaaattaatttaaaatttatataaatcaaATCTCAAAAATATCTcctttattattaatttattatatttacaattatataatttttattccAACTAAAAGTTTGAGATTTGATTCTTACTAACAGAAACATTTTCccaaattgaaaatttgatccTTACTAATATTACTTGAGTGGAATGGGATTAGATGTTCcatatgaaattttaaattatattttgtgaTATTTTAAACATTAAATGTATCTCAtccttctatatatatatttataaaaaatttcaagtatATTGAaaccgttgattttaattaatatatattatatatattttttataattcgtATTAACGGTTAAAATAATTTGAACATTGGTGTTTTCAGTACACTTAAAATTCTTcctatatttttttactaaaaatagaGATATTCAAACTTGCGATCTATTAGAtgagtataaaaaaattatgctttttttttatgatgaaagattataccattttttttttgtgactaagattataccatttgaactaatgtatCTCATTTTTCTATGTATTGttaataaataagtaaatatgcAATGTCACTTAAAATAATATGCAATGTCACTCTTTATGCCAATCTCAGATgatattaaattctaaaaatgaTAGAAAATTACTTTTGTTGTCCAGTGTCTTTGAAAATTCATAAATTCTCTTTGAGTATTTATGTAAAGCTACTggtaataattttattattttttaaaaaatattagttaaaatttcACTTTCAAAGCATTTATGAGATAATAATACATgtataccaattttttttttaatttcgtTAAGTAGACAATCAAGATTGTGAACAATATATTACATCTCAAGCCcactaaatataaataaatttaattaatttaaaatttgaaatttaaaattaagattaactttctttttttttaacctattatttaaggaaaaaaaaaccCTTATTCTCCTGTACAGTAACAGAATTTTGTAGTCAATATAGTACTAAATTATAGCAGTTGaaagttatctattttttaatagCATCaacaaactaaataaaatagatGTAGAGTACATGATGTTAAGCCTTCAAATTTAATTACTCATTAAACATTGGATTACATAGGGTTCTTTTGTTTGGGACTTCCACTTCTTTCGTATCCAAAATAATCGAAAATCCTTTGAACTTTTAACACACTTGATAAAAGGATATGATCTCGTCTTCTCTAGTATTTTACTTGTAAACCTTTCGATTTCTAACTCAATTTTCTAGTACAACCTCTTCTCATCTAGACAAATCTATTTGGAAGTCTAGAGTTGCCTCTATGTCAAACATTTCATATGGGCAGTTGTGATTAACAGAACTAATACCAATAAGTAACATGTTGCATGTTTGAAGGCTAAATAAGGCTAGCTCCTGATGTGTGGAGAAAATTCAGACTCaaatttacatatatttttgcattctctGATGGCCGTGTTTTTATGGAACAATTTATTTCGCATCTTTGATAAGTATTAGGTGTGCCCTACAATCATAGATCAACTTCTTTTGACTAGGTTTATTGGGTTTCCAAGCAATAAAGAACCAAAATCTTTGTAGCACTATGCAATATATGCCACTATCTAGACTATTTGGTTGTAGCGTAATGCATGCAAAGTCAATGACAGAATTTCTACAAGTATGTTTTATGAGGTAACATTAGAAGCCTAGTATGATAGTATCCATTTAGTGTAGGACAATGATTTTTATAGGGGACTTTCTCTCTCAAAATGTTGAcaaattgaaaagttatgctttATAGATAAATCCTTTTTTCCTTTGCTTTTATATAAGGGAACTCTTACCCCAATTTGTATTATCCTTCTCCAAATCCTAACAAAGAATATCAAGGTTCAAAGCATTTAGCAATTCCGGATGTAGTTGAACTTCAATGGATGGACTAGGCGATCGGACTattgttgactttttttttttttttggatttccAAAGATATCTAGTGTACAATTTAGTTTCTCTAATTAAATTAGATTTAAGTCCgataattttaagaaaattattttgaactAACAAAATTCTTAATTGTAAAAATGTTAATCATTTAGGTTTTATAAATGGATTTTAGTCCTTGAATTTTTAAAGGAGTAATATTaaagtataaaattataaagtatTCTATTAATATGACAAAAATATTGAAActataacatattttttttatatattatttatttggtGATAACATTGAATATAAGATAGAAAATTGTAACATCTTTTGTATAAACATTTACTTTTTTTTCAGCCCAATAACATATCCAAGCATTTTTATATCGAAGTCCAATCAAGTAgactaaactcaataaaaacCACTTTAATTACACCAGCATATGCACACGCGCATTTCAATAATGCTTCTTTGTCTTTGTCTTTGcgtttttccttctttt from Arachis stenosperma cultivar V10309 chromosome 9, arast.V10309.gnm1.PFL2, whole genome shotgun sequence encodes the following:
- the LOC130947689 gene encoding adenylate isopentenyltransferase; the protein is MDASFHRRKDKVVVIVGATGSGKSRLSLDLASLSFPFSELINSDKMQVYNGLEITTNKIPIHERKGVPHHLLGDVSPAHGDFSPSDFRRRAGEIISDITSRNKLPIVVGGSNSFVHALLVERFDPGLNVFDGDAEISPELRYECCFLWVDISFNVLRDYLLKRVDDMLDSGMVEELAEFFDRDSPDLELESASRTGLRKAIGVPEFDHFFKLYPPGCHDSLRAGAYEKAVRAIKDNTCQLAKRQIQKIHRLKAAGWDLRRLDATEAFRVLMTSGRDGGANGGDRWSDVWGRDVLEPSVKIVRRFLME